In Quercus robur chromosome 10, dhQueRobu3.1, whole genome shotgun sequence, a genomic segment contains:
- the LOC126702659 gene encoding uncharacterized protein LOC126702659: MGASKASISHLLPSSSLRNSNNLNSKAKPIQVKVPISKTPLQPNTNRRFFLFSLPLIPTTFLLFTPPPSPSNSNAHTAQKPTSLNYSALATFEPVSPEERKASATISRRVSEAVELLDKGRELQAQGDFNQALQYFTQVVEKYKDFAFSDYARVGRALALYEVGDRDEAIAEMEDVSISLKGYPEVHAALAAALYVDKHALLLAENQFTIATLLDPHYTDLSYVKETKHWPPSLVSSLQHFISLS, from the exons ATGGGTGCTTCTAAAGCATCCATTTCccatcttcttccttcttcttcactTCGAAACTCCAACAACCTTAACTCAAAAGCTAAACCCATACAAGTAAAGGTACCCATCTCCAAAACCCCATTACAACCCAACACCAATAGGcgcttcttcctcttctctctccctttgaTTCCTactacttttcttctttttactcCTCCACCTAGTCCTAGTAATAGTAACGCACACACAGCTCAAAAACCCACTTCTCTAAATTATTCTGCTCTCGCCACCTTTGAACCTGTGAGTCCTGAAGAGAGAAAAGCTAGTGCCACCATTTCTCGCAGAGTTTCAGAAGCTGTGGAGTTGTTGGACAAAGGGAGAGAGTTACAGGCACAAGGTGACTTTAACCAGGCTCTTCAATATTTTACTCAG GTGGTTGAGAAATACAAAGACTTCGCCTTCTCAGACTACGCAAGAGTTGGAAGAGCATTGGCCTTGTACGAGGTTGGTGACAGAGATGAGGCAATTGCAGAAATGGAGGATGTGTCCATATCTCTGAAGGGATATCCAG AAGTTCATGCTGCTCTAGCAGCAGCCTTATATGTGGACAAGCATGCTCTACTGTTAGCTGAAAACCAATTCACTATTGCAACTCTGCTTGATCCTCACTATACAGATCTCTCATATGTAAAAGAAACAAAGCATTGGCCTCCAAGTTTGGTCAGTTCATTGCAACACTTCATCAGTCTTTCCTAG
- the LOC126702193 gene encoding ras-related protein RABC1-like — MGSSSNQPEFDYLFKLLMIGDSGVGKSSLLLSFTSDDFEDLSPTIGVDFKVKYVDAGGKKLKLAIWDTAGQERFRTLTSSYYRGAQGIIMVYDVTRRETFTNLSEVWAKEVDLYSTNQDCIKMLVGNKVDKESDRVVTKKEGINFAREYGCLFIECSAKTRVNVQQCFEELVLKILDTPSLIAEGSKGVKKNIFKEKAPQLDASTSSCC, encoded by the exons ATGGGGTCGTCTTCGAATCAGCCGGAGTTTGATTACTTGTTCAAGTTGTTGATGATTGGGGACTCGGGGGTTGGGAAGAGTAGTCTCCTTTTGAGTTTTACGTCTGATGACTTTGAAGATCTATCACCCACAATTG GTGTTGATTTCAAGGTGAAATATGTTGATGCTGGTGGAAAGAAACTGAAGCTTGCAATCTGGGATACAG CTGGTCAGGAAAGATTCAGGACATTGACAAGTTCATATTACAGAGGCGCACAAGGGATCATTATGG TTTATGATGTAACAAGGCGAGAAACATTTACAAACCTCTCTGAGGTGTGGGCCAAGGAAGTAGACCTCTACTCAACAAACCAAGACTGCATCAAGATGCTTGTTGGAAACAAAGTTGATAAG gAAAGCGACAGAGTTGTAACAAAGAAAGAGGGAATAAACTTTGCTAGGGAATATGGATGTCTATTTATTGAATGCAGTGCTAAAACTCGAGTTAATGTACAGCAGTGTTTTGAAGAGCTTGTTTTAAAG ATATTGGATACACCTAGCCTCATAGCTGAGGGCTCTAAAGGGGTGAAAAAGAACATCTTTAAAGAGAAGGCACCACAGCTTGATGCATCAACAAGCAgttgctgctga
- the LOC126703892 gene encoding uncharacterized protein LOC126703892, with the protein MDAIYCLPCYLFSKKPIGRPGSNAFISTGFNNWKNVKDGMNFPLIRHVGKDPNSPYKIAVKRCKDLKNYSRHIDKLIEKQTSKELENNQLWLKTSIECARWLAFQACAFKGHDESLDSKNREIGDAKFCILVDEARDESKREQMTIILRFVDKNCFIKERFFHVVHVRDTTMLTLKNEICAVLSRYNLHIENIRGQGYDGASNMRGEWNGLQVLFLKERPYAYYVHCMAHRLQLALVTASREVKVVHQLFDHLTDIINIIVGSSKHNDELQYVQGEQIENMIVSNEIETGRGANQIGTLQRAGDTRWGSHFQSICSLIKMFDATCEVINTISEEGVNYKQRDDAEGAYQVLTSFEFVLVLHMMKEIMRITNILCQALQQHSQDLLNVMHLVSTTKSLIQKLRDDRWEPLLDIITSFCGQHEIDIPDLNARYTKARGRYRHQDEVLTTIEHHLRINIFTVVIDFQLQELNSRFCELTTNLLTLSSALNPKDAFRSFKIGGICNLAKNYYPQDFTEQEICLLKHQLQHYELDVTNHPDFQNMGTISKLCRGLEILGKSKFYHLIDKLIRLVLTLPVSIATTEQAFSTMKLLKTRLRNRMKDELLYRKGNCWEFHHGNDYG; encoded by the exons ATGGATGCGATATATTGTCTACCTTGCTACCTTTTTAGTAAGAAACCAATAGGTCGTCCCGGATCAAATGCATTCATTTCAACAGGttttaataattggaaaaatGTGAAAGATGGAATGAATTTTCCTTTAATTCGTCATGTAGGGAAAGATCCAAACTCCCCATATAAAATTGCTGTGAAACGTTGCAAGGATTTAAAGAATTATTCACGACATATTGACAAGCtaattgagaaacaaacatCAAAAGAATTAGAGAATAATCAGTTGTGGCTCAAAACCTCAATAGAGTGTGCTCGATGGCTAGCATTCCAAGCTTGTGCTTTTAAAGGTCATGATGAAAGCCTTGATTCAAAAAATAGag AAATTGGGGatgcaaaattttgcattcttgtTGATGAAGCCCGGGATGAGTCGAAGAGAGAGCAAATGACCATTATTTTGAGGTTTGTTGATAAAAATTGTTTCATTAAAGAGCGTTTCTTTCATGTTGTGCATGTTAGAGATACTACTATGTTGACCTTAAAAAATGAGATATGTGCTGTCCTTTCTCGTTACAACCTTCACATTGAGAATATTCGAGGTCAAGGGTATGATGGAGCTAGTAATATGCGTGGTGAATGGAATGGATTACAAGTTCTATTTCTTAAAGAACGTCCATATGCTTATTATGTACATTGCATGGCTCATAGATTGCAATTGGCTTTAGTTACAGCATCTAGAGAAGTGAAAGTTGTTCATCAATTATTTGATCATTTGACTGATATTATCAATATTATTGTTGGTTCTAGTAAGCATAATGATGAATTGCAATATGTTCAAGGGGAACAAATTGAGAATATGATTGTTTCTAATGAAATTGAGACTGGAAGAGGAGCAAACCAAATTGGTACTTTGCAACGGGCTGGAGATACACGTTGGGGATCtcattttcaatctatttgtAGTTTGATAAAAATGTTTGATGCAACTTGCGAAGTTATCAATACTATCTCTGAGGAAGGGGTTAATTATAAACAACGTGATGATGCCGAGGGAGCTTATCAGGTATTAAcatcatttgaatttgttttagttttgcATATGATGAAAGAGATTATGAGAATTACTAATATTCTTTGCCAAGCTTTGCAACAACATTCTCAGGATCTtttaaatgtcatgcatttagtTTCAACTACAAAATCACTTATTCAAAAGTTGAGAGATGATAGATGGGAGCCTTTACTTGATATTATTACATCATTTTGTGGACAACATGAAATTGATATTCCTGATTTAAATGCTCGTTACACTAAAGCTCGAGGTAGATATCGTCATCAAGATGAAGTTTTGACAACAATAGAACATCATTTAAGAATTAACATATTTACAGTTGTAATAGATTTTCAATTGCAAGAATTGAATAGTAGATTTTGTGAGCTAACAACAAATCTTCTCACTCTTAGTTCAGCATTAAATCCTAAGGATGCTTTTAGATCATTCAAAATTGGTGGTATTTGCAATTTGGCTAAAAATTATTATCCTCAAGATTTCACTGAGCAGGAAATTTGTCTTTTGAAGCATCAATTGCAACATTATGAGCTTGATGTGACAAATCATCCAGATTTTCAGAATATGGGTACAATATCTAAGCTATGTAGGGGATTAGAAATTTTAGGGAAATCTAAATTCTATCATTTAATTGATAAACTGATTCGTCTTGTGTTGACTCTTCCAGTTTCTATAGCAACTACAGAACAAGCTTTTTCAACTATGAAACTATTAAAAACAAGACTTCGTAATAGAATGAAGGATGAACTTTTATATAGAAAAGGAAATTGCTGGGAATTTCACCATGGAAATGATTATGGATAA
- the LOC126702764 gene encoding U-box domain-containing protein 26-like — MRESHMSIPHLFTCPISLDLFKDPVTLCTGQTYDRSSIEKWLAAGNLTCPITMQKLHDPSMVPNHTLRHLIDEWLHMGDQFDPEYLATIDSLTALKRNLESHDVTLENKLQTLEEIRNLSEVPSSRNSCLIQLRFLPLLLHLVFGKVKATLSEGEDDLKFVDVALSCALRLLPLDEMECLNMLKEESKLASFLNLFEHGTDTVKISLCLLIEAISSSSETKELSAMLGKTNDLLHKVVLLVRDGSEAGIRALSALSSLQSNRENLVREGAIDGLITYIMSAEKGEKNLAPMAMATLEKLLGLETAKEELINNPNGIHAIVRMVFRVSDHEGSENAISLLMIICYDSLQAREEAIDAGILTQLLLLLQSQCNGRTKTKARMLLKLLRSKWDEDSKNV, encoded by the coding sequence ATGAGAGAATCTCACATGTCCATTCCCCACTTGTTTACATGTCCAATTAGTCTAGACTTGTTCAAAGATCCAGTCACTTTATGTACAGGCCAAACCTATGACAGATCAAGCATAGAAAAATGGCTGGCTGCAGGTAATCTCACATGTCCTATCACAATGCAGAAACTCCATGATCCATCCATGGTTCCTAATCACACTCTACGCCATTTGATTGATGAGTGGCTTCATATGGGTGACCAATTTGATCCTGAATACTTGGCAACAATTGATTCTTTAACTGCACTAAAACGCAACCTTGAATCTCATGATGTCACCTTAGAAAACAAGCTCCAAACACTTGAAGAGATACGAAATTTATCTGAGGTACCTTCATCCAGAAATTCATGTTTGATCCAATTACGCTTCTTGCCTCTACTTTTGCATCTAGTTTTTGGAAAAGTAAAAGCCACACTCTCCGAAGGCGAAGATGATTTAAAGTTTGTTGACGTAGCACTTTCTTGTGCTCTAAGATTGCTGCCTCTCGATGAAATGGAGTGTCTGAATATGCTTAAAGAAGAGTCTAAATTAGCATCATTCCTAAATTTATTTGAGCACGGCACTGACACGGTCAAGATAAGCTTGTGTCTTCTTATAGAGGcaatatcatcatcatcggaGACAAAAGAGCTTTCTGCTATGCTTGGAAAAACCAATGATCTCTTGCATAAAGTGGTTCTTCTTGTTCGCGATGGTTCTGAGGCTGGAATTAGAGCCTTATCGGCTTTATCTTCATTGCAGTCTAATCGAGAGAATTTGGTCAGAGAAGGTGCGATAGATGGACTCATAACCTATATTATGAGTGCTGAAAAAGGTGAAAAAAACTTGGCACCAATGGCAATGGCAACACTAGAGAAGCTTTTAGGACTAGAGACTGCAAAAGAGGAATTAATTAATAACCCAAATGGCATTCATGCTATTGTTAGGATGGTTTTCAGGGTATCGGATCATGAAGGCAGTGAGAATGCAATTAGCTTGCTTATGATCATATGTTATGATTCCTTACAGGCAAGGGAAGAAGCAATTGATGCTGGAATTTTGACTCAGTTACTATTGCTTCTGCAAAGCCAGTGTAATGGTAGGACCAAAACAAAGGCAAGAATGCTGCTCAAGCTGCTTAGATCCAAGTGGgatgaagattctaaaaatGTCTAG